One genomic window of Paenisporosarcina antarctica includes the following:
- the paaX gene encoding phenylacetic acid degradation operon negative regulatory protein PaaX, which produces MANTQSMIFTIYGDYIRHYGNKIWIGSLIHLLKEFGHNEQSVRVAVSRMMKQGWLDSEKKGNKSYYFMTPRGETRIEEAAIRIFKLMPNDWDGKWRILMYTIPEEKRQIRDELRKELLWSGFGSFSNGCWISPNNLEKEVNLLIEKYGIQSYVDFFVSEYKGPQADRALVEKSWPLQEIAERYQEFISTYSNQFIVHHSMMNKGQMTNAECFVERTNLVHEYRKFLFSDPGLPKELLPEIWNGNHAALLFESYYKLLAQSASQFFEMVFQEDNDLRRKDKSYDADNHPFIIE; this is translated from the coding sequence ATGGCGAATACACAATCAATGATTTTTACAATATATGGCGACTATATTCGTCATTATGGAAACAAGATTTGGATTGGGAGTTTAATTCATTTATTGAAAGAGTTTGGTCATAATGAACAATCTGTTCGTGTAGCTGTTTCTAGAATGATGAAGCAAGGATGGCTTGATTCCGAGAAAAAGGGGAATAAAAGCTATTATTTCATGACCCCTCGTGGAGAAACTCGAATTGAAGAAGCGGCAATCCGTATTTTCAAATTGATGCCAAACGATTGGGATGGTAAGTGGCGTATTCTTATGTATACAATTCCCGAAGAAAAAAGGCAGATTCGCGATGAACTTCGTAAAGAACTTTTATGGAGTGGTTTCGGTAGCTTTTCAAATGGTTGCTGGATTTCACCTAATAATCTTGAAAAGGAAGTTAACCTTCTTATCGAGAAGTACGGTATTCAATCATATGTAGATTTCTTCGTATCTGAATATAAAGGACCACAAGCGGACAGAGCACTCGTTGAAAAGAGTTGGCCACTTCAAGAAATTGCTGAAAGATATCAAGAATTCATATCGACGTATAGCAATCAATTCATTGTCCATCATAGTATGATGAATAAAGGACAAATGACGAATGCAGAGTGTTTCGTAGAAAGAACAAACCTCGTTCATGAATACCGGAAGTTCCTATTTTCTGATCCAGGGCTACCTAAAGAATTGCTACCGGAAATATGGAACGGTAATCATGCTGCTCTTTTGTTCGAGTCATATTATAAGTTGCTAGCGCAATCGGCTAGTCAGTTTTTCGAAATGGTTTTCCAAGAAGATAATGACCTGAGAAGGAAAGACAAGTCGTATGATGCAGATAATCATCCCTTTATAATTGAGTGA
- a CDS encoding aldehyde dehydrogenase family protein, whose protein sequence is MTVTRENKIEQESTKREFYHLIINGEKVKSSTGETIKTYNPATGELIAEVAKASKEDANNAVAAARDAFDNGKWKKYPIGRRAQVLNKISAIMRTRFNEIVELEILDTGKSLHAAQGQVTQAIEDFEFYAGAIVGHRGTVNNVPGQFHNYTEKEPVGVCAQIIPWNYPLMMAAWKVAPAIAVGCSVIVKPASLTPLTAIILGEICLEAGVPAGVVNVIPGSGADVGNFLVEHPKVDKVAFTGSTPIGKDIMGKASQTLKRVTLELGGKSPSLVFEDADIDAAVDGSLFGIFYNSGQSCEARSRLYVHEDIYDEFMSKFVEKTKKLQLGNPFDKTTHMGAIIDQGQLDTIDGYVQSAKKEGAEILAGGNVAKPEGYENGYWYEPTIISNVNHDMSIVKEEIFGPVVVVMKFKDEKEAIRLANDTEFGLGSAVWSKDGARATRVANQIQAGIVMINCPFSAFPGTPFGGYKQSGFGRELCIETLDLYSETKSILSYYGSRPLNPFGL, encoded by the coding sequence ATGACAGTAACTAGAGAAAATAAAATTGAGCAAGAATCGACGAAACGTGAATTTTATCATTTAATTATTAATGGAGAAAAAGTGAAAAGTAGTACAGGTGAAACAATTAAAACATATAATCCAGCAACTGGTGAACTGATCGCTGAAGTCGCAAAAGCATCAAAAGAAGATGCAAATAATGCAGTAGCAGCGGCTCGTGATGCGTTTGATAACGGTAAATGGAAGAAGTACCCGATTGGCCGACGTGCACAAGTATTGAATAAAATTTCCGCTATTATGCGTACTCGCTTCAACGAAATCGTTGAATTGGAAATACTAGATACTGGTAAATCTCTTCATGCAGCACAAGGTCAAGTCACACAAGCTATTGAAGATTTCGAGTTTTATGCAGGCGCCATCGTTGGGCATCGTGGAACAGTAAACAACGTACCTGGTCAATTTCACAACTACACTGAAAAAGAGCCCGTAGGCGTTTGCGCCCAAATCATTCCGTGGAACTATCCGCTCATGATGGCTGCTTGGAAAGTGGCACCTGCTATTGCGGTAGGATGTTCTGTTATTGTTAAACCGGCATCTCTCACTCCTTTAACGGCTATTATCCTGGGAGAAATTTGTCTTGAAGCAGGTGTACCTGCAGGTGTAGTAAACGTTATTCCTGGCTCTGGTGCTGATGTAGGAAACTTTTTAGTTGAGCATCCAAAAGTAGATAAAGTGGCATTTACAGGTTCAACTCCTATCGGGAAAGACATCATGGGCAAAGCTTCTCAAACGTTAAAACGAGTCACACTTGAACTTGGCGGTAAATCACCGAGTCTCGTATTTGAAGATGCGGATATCGATGCTGCAGTTGATGGCTCTTTATTTGGAATTTTCTACAACTCAGGTCAATCATGTGAAGCTCGTTCACGGTTATACGTCCATGAAGATATTTACGATGAATTCATGAGCAAGTTTGTAGAAAAAACAAAAAAATTACAGTTAGGCAACCCATTTGATAAAACAACACATATGGGTGCAATTATCGATCAAGGGCAACTCGATACAATTGACGGTTATGTTCAATCCGCTAAGAAAGAAGGAGCAGAAATCCTTGCAGGCGGTAATGTTGCAAAACCTGAAGGCTACGAAAATGGATACTGGTACGAGCCGACAATCATCTCAAACGTTAATCATGACATGTCAATTGTTAAAGAAGAGATTTTCGGACCAGTAGTCGTTGTTATGAAGTTTAAAGATGAAAAAGAAGCAATTCGATTAGCAAACGATACAGAATTTGGCTTAGGTTCAGCTGTTTGGTCAAAAGACGGGGCACGTGCGACACGTGTTGCAAATCAGATACAAGCAGGAATCGTCATGATAAACTGCCCATTTTCTGCATTTCCTGGAACGCCATTCGGTGGCTATAAGCAATCTGGATTCGGACGCGAGTTGTGTATTGAAACACTTGATCTCTACTCAGAAACGAAAAGCATACTATCATACTACGGTAGCCGTCCTCTGAATCCCTTTGGACTGTAA
- a CDS encoding enoyl-CoA hydratase/isomerase family protein: MSNFDFIETYLRGSTAVIELNRPRQLNSLNTKMISEIVVAMEAFDRNETIRIIVLTGKGRAFSAGADIDEMTEANPISLELLNQFAEWDRLALIKKPIIGAVHGFVFGGGFELALCCDVLISASNTEFAFPEVGLGVMPGAGGTQRLTKLVGRTKALEWLWTGERISVEVALKHGIINKIVAPELLMEETMKFAGRLSKQPPLSMRLIKDSVNKAVDSSLYEGMQYERKNFYLLFATQDQKEGMNAFIEKRIPDYQGK; this comes from the coding sequence ATGAGCAATTTTGATTTCATTGAAACCTACTTAAGGGGAAGCACTGCTGTAATTGAACTGAATCGTCCCCGTCAATTAAATTCTTTGAATACGAAAATGATAAGTGAAATAGTTGTAGCAATGGAAGCATTTGATCGTAACGAAACTATCCGTATCATCGTACTGACTGGAAAAGGTCGAGCCTTTTCAGCGGGAGCAGACATCGATGAAATGACTGAAGCTAATCCAATCAGTCTGGAGTTATTGAATCAATTTGCCGAATGGGATCGTTTAGCACTTATTAAAAAGCCAATTATTGGCGCGGTCCATGGGTTTGTTTTCGGTGGTGGATTCGAGCTTGCTCTTTGCTGTGATGTACTAATATCAGCAAGTAATACCGAATTTGCATTTCCAGAAGTAGGTCTTGGCGTAATGCCTGGTGCAGGTGGAACGCAGCGATTAACTAAACTTGTTGGGCGCACAAAAGCATTAGAATGGCTTTGGACTGGAGAACGTATTTCTGTGGAAGTAGCTCTAAAACATGGAATCATTAATAAAATAGTAGCACCAGAACTTTTAATGGAAGAAACGATGAAGTTTGCAGGCAGACTCTCTAAACAACCACCACTGTCCATGCGTCTGATAAAAGACTCGGTGAATAAAGCAGTGGACTCTTCTTTATATGAAGGAATGCAATATGAACGAAAAAACTTCTACCTGTTGTTCGCAACTCAAGATCAAAAAGAAGGTATGAATGCTTTTATTGAAAAAAGAATACCAGATTATCAAGGGAAGTAA
- a CDS encoding thioesterase family protein: MKPGMEVGRKESIEIIVTEDMYAAFEGKVVHPVYSTVAMTYHMEWVSRKIILPFLESHEEGMGASVQLKHVAASPLGSTVTLTATLVELRDNIVLTKILAENQLGVIGKGEVKQVILPKEKITEKLKQATFLIKNK, translated from the coding sequence ATGAAACCGGGAATGGAAGTAGGTAGAAAAGAATCAATCGAAATCATTGTGACAGAGGATATGTATGCTGCGTTTGAAGGAAAAGTTGTCCATCCTGTCTATTCAACCGTAGCGATGACGTATCACATGGAGTGGGTTTCTCGTAAAATTATTCTACCATTTTTGGAGAGTCATGAAGAAGGTATGGGTGCCTCAGTACAACTTAAACATGTAGCTGCATCTCCACTTGGTTCCACCGTTACATTAACAGCAACTTTAGTTGAACTTCGTGACAATATCGTCTTGACAAAAATACTGGCGGAAAATCAGTTAGGAGTAATCGGAAAAGGTGAAGTGAAGCAAGTAATATTACCTAAAGAAAAGATTACGGAGAAATTGAAACAAGCTACTTTCTTAATAAAAAATAAATAA
- a CDS encoding enoyl-CoA hydratase-related protein, translating into MFETIRYDVKDGIAWLYLNRPTKLNAFIAQMNREVKDAIKAASSDDQVRCVVISGEGRAFCSGQDLSEVDENMDHGQVLRDHYGPMIMQIRKCEKPIIGAINGVAAGAGFSLALACDFRLVSERASFLNAFVHVGLIPDSGNLYYLTQLVGQAKAAELSILGEKVSAADAVDMGLANRLISVETWEEDVHAFATRLAALPTKAIGLIKRSLKAVTELSFEDYLEQEAQGQRIAGLTNDHREGINAFMGKRKPVYSGQ; encoded by the coding sequence ATGTTTGAGACAATTCGCTATGATGTCAAAGATGGAATTGCATGGCTTTATTTAAATAGACCTACCAAACTGAATGCATTTATTGCACAAATGAACCGTGAAGTTAAAGATGCGATCAAAGCAGCCTCGAGTGATGACCAAGTTCGCTGCGTTGTTATTTCAGGTGAAGGACGGGCATTTTGTTCAGGTCAGGATTTATCAGAAGTCGATGAGAATATGGATCATGGCCAAGTGTTAAGAGATCATTACGGTCCAATGATTATGCAAATTAGAAAATGTGAAAAACCGATTATCGGAGCAATTAACGGTGTTGCAGCTGGCGCGGGGTTCAGCCTTGCACTTGCTTGTGATTTCAGGCTTGTTTCGGAACGTGCTAGTTTTTTAAACGCTTTCGTACATGTTGGTCTCATACCTGATTCTGGAAATCTCTATTATTTAACACAGTTAGTCGGGCAGGCTAAAGCTGCAGAATTATCTATTTTGGGAGAAAAAGTATCTGCGGCTGATGCAGTAGATATGGGTCTGGCAAATCGACTTATTTCAGTGGAAACATGGGAAGAAGATGTTCATGCATTTGCAACACGCCTTGCTGCATTACCAACAAAAGCAATTGGGTTAATTAAACGTTCATTGAAAGCGGTTACAGAACTTTCTTTTGAAGATTACCTTGAGCAAGAAGCACAAGGTCAGCGAATAGCAGGCTTAACAAACGATCATCGCGAAGGCATCAATGCATTTATGGGAAAAAGAAAACCTGTTTATTCAGGTCAATAG
- a CDS encoding NAD(P)H-dependent flavin oxidoreductase, with amino-acid sequence MKYVCEMLGINYPIIQGGMGNISNAQLTIAVSEAGGLGTIGCGTMTPIEVENIILETKKQTNKNFAVNIAISVSSYTNELINLVIKHNVPIISLSAGNPVPYIAKLHEHGITVIALVASVKHALKAQEAGADILVAEGFEAAGINSSLELTTFTLVPQIVNSVKIPVVAAGGIGDGKGLAAALMLGASGVQIGTRLIATKEAPFHDVYKQNLVDASDTETIIVGRTVGRLRRLLKTTYSKKLIELEKSGITLEQFGEMTSEKQHIKGAIEGDMDNGFINSGQIAGLIHHIPSVKELLDSMMDEANKQINQAGNELDTLIKKAVK; translated from the coding sequence ATGAAATACGTTTGTGAAATGCTCGGAATTAACTATCCAATTATTCAAGGTGGTATGGGAAACATTAGTAATGCCCAGTTGACTATTGCTGTATCAGAGGCTGGAGGGCTCGGAACAATTGGATGTGGAACGATGACTCCAATTGAAGTGGAAAATATTATTCTTGAAACAAAAAAACAAACGAATAAGAATTTTGCGGTTAATATAGCAATTAGTGTTTCTTCCTATACTAACGAGCTGATTAATCTGGTTATCAAACATAACGTTCCAATTATTTCCCTTTCAGCAGGGAATCCAGTGCCTTATATTGCAAAACTACATGAACATGGTATCACCGTCATTGCACTCGTTGCTTCAGTCAAACATGCACTAAAAGCGCAAGAGGCGGGGGCGGATATTCTCGTTGCCGAAGGTTTTGAAGCAGCTGGCATCAACTCTAGCCTTGAACTTACGACATTTACGCTAGTTCCACAAATAGTAAATAGCGTTAAAATACCGGTAGTTGCAGCAGGCGGAATTGGTGACGGCAAAGGACTCGCAGCTGCTCTTATGCTCGGAGCAAGCGGTGTGCAAATAGGCACTCGTTTAATTGCAACGAAGGAAGCGCCATTTCACGATGTTTACAAGCAAAATCTGGTGGATGCTAGTGATACAGAAACAATAATTGTAGGGCGAACCGTTGGAAGACTGAGAAGGCTTTTAAAGACAACTTATTCAAAAAAACTTATTGAATTAGAAAAGTCAGGAATAACACTAGAGCAGTTTGGTGAAATGACATCTGAAAAACAACACATCAAGGGTGCAATCGAAGGCGATATGGATAATGGGTTTATTAATAGTGGTCAAATAGCAGGGTTGATTCATCATATTCCCAGTGTAAAAGAGTTACTTGATAGCATGATGGACGAAGCAAATAAACAAATTAACCAAGCAGGAAATGAATTAGATACTCTTATTAAAAAAGCTGTTAAATAA
- a CDS encoding enoyl-CoA hydratase-related protein produces the protein MTTILYRKQNNIAYVTINREESLNCFNYQTLHELKEVTDSISLDSEVKVVIFTGAGDKSFSAGADLKERKTLNETEVRRNVKEIRDVFNGIASLPQPTIAAVNGYALGGGFELMIACDFSIAAEGVKMGLTETSWAIIPGAGGTQRLPRLVGEMKAKELIFTARRFTAEEGLDLGVVLKVVKKENLLVTCEQLAFNIMKNGPVAITQAKYAITQGMNTDLHTGLAIESKAYELTIPTEDRMEALHAFSEKRDPIFTGN, from the coding sequence ATGACAACTATTTTATATAGAAAGCAAAACAACATTGCCTATGTGACCATTAACCGAGAAGAATCATTAAATTGCTTTAATTACCAAACACTTCATGAGCTTAAGGAAGTGACTGACTCGATTTCTCTTGATTCAGAAGTTAAAGTGGTCATTTTTACTGGAGCAGGAGATAAATCATTTAGTGCTGGAGCTGATTTGAAAGAGCGGAAAACTTTAAATGAAACTGAAGTTCGAAGAAATGTGAAAGAAATCAGAGACGTATTCAACGGCATTGCAAGTCTCCCTCAACCAACAATAGCCGCAGTCAACGGCTATGCGTTAGGTGGCGGCTTTGAATTGATGATTGCTTGTGATTTCTCAATAGCAGCAGAAGGAGTGAAAATGGGTCTGACTGAAACAAGTTGGGCAATCATTCCGGGAGCTGGGGGAACGCAGCGTCTCCCTAGACTTGTTGGAGAGATGAAGGCGAAAGAGCTAATTTTCACCGCAAGAAGGTTCACAGCAGAAGAAGGTTTGGATCTTGGAGTCGTTTTGAAAGTAGTGAAGAAAGAAAATCTTCTTGTTACCTGTGAACAGCTTGCATTCAATATCATGAAAAATGGACCAGTTGCAATTACGCAAGCAAAGTATGCGATTACGCAAGGCATGAACACCGACCTGCACACTGGACTTGCAATTGAATCGAAAGCTTACGAATTAACTATCCCAACCGAAGATCGAATGGAAGCGCTTCATGCATTCAGTGAAAAAAGAGATCCGATTTTTACAGGTAATTAA
- a CDS encoding acetyl-CoA C-acyltransferase, which translates to MIEVVIVDAVRTPIGRYNGALKDVRPDDLGAVVIKALVERNPNLLTSEIEEVIFGNANQAGEDNRNVARMSALLAGLPVEVAGTTINRLCGSGLDAVMYAARAIAVGDGDIYIAGGTESMTRAPLVMAKPDKAFGRGNMDLQDTTIGWRFTNNKLKEMYGTDSMPQTAETVAQRYNITRENQDLFAYKSQQLAKKAMDENRFAEEIVPVVYIDRKGNKITVDQDEHPRPDTTLEKLAKLKPIFDGGTVTAGNASGVNDGASALLLMSAQKAKELNFKPLARYVAGATAGLEPDVMGLGPIFASRKVLERAGLTTNDLGLVELNEAFASQSLECIQQLELDDKIVNVNGGAIAFGHPLGASGARILTTLLYEMKKQNVKYGLATMCIGVGQGIAAIIENVNE; encoded by the coding sequence ATGATAGAGGTCGTTATAGTAGATGCTGTTCGTACACCAATCGGAAGATATAATGGCGCGTTAAAAGATGTACGTCCCGATGACCTTGGAGCTGTCGTTATTAAGGCTCTTGTCGAACGGAATCCAAACCTTCTGACAAGTGAAATTGAAGAAGTTATATTTGGAAATGCAAATCAAGCAGGAGAAGATAATCGCAATGTTGCGCGAATGTCAGCATTGCTCGCTGGTCTTCCTGTCGAAGTGGCAGGGACCACTATTAATCGTCTTTGCGGTTCAGGACTCGACGCCGTAATGTATGCAGCAAGAGCTATCGCAGTAGGCGATGGCGATATTTACATTGCTGGAGGAACAGAAAGTATGACGCGTGCGCCGCTCGTTATGGCTAAGCCTGATAAAGCCTTTGGACGAGGCAATATGGACCTACAAGATACAACAATCGGCTGGCGATTTACCAATAATAAGCTAAAAGAGATGTATGGCACAGATTCTATGCCACAAACAGCTGAAACGGTTGCGCAGCGTTATAATATAACTAGAGAAAATCAAGATTTATTTGCTTATAAAAGTCAACAACTAGCAAAAAAAGCGATGGATGAAAATCGATTCGCTGAAGAAATCGTCCCGGTGGTCTATATAGACCGGAAAGGTAACAAAATTACTGTAGATCAAGATGAACATCCTCGTCCTGATACAACGCTTGAGAAACTTGCTAAGCTGAAACCAATATTTGATGGTGGCACCGTTACAGCAGGTAACGCTTCTGGCGTGAATGATGGTGCGTCTGCTTTACTCCTTATGAGTGCCCAAAAAGCAAAAGAATTGAATTTCAAACCACTAGCTCGATACGTCGCTGGAGCAACAGCTGGACTCGAACCAGATGTAATGGGTCTTGGTCCAATTTTCGCTTCTAGAAAAGTACTGGAACGTGCAGGACTCACGACAAATGACCTTGGTCTTGTGGAATTGAATGAAGCCTTTGCTTCACAATCACTTGAATGTATACAACAGTTAGAATTAGACGACAAAATCGTAAATGTAAACGGTGGAGCAATTGCGTTTGGACATCCTCTTGGTGCTAGTGGCGCACGTATTTTAACGACACTTCTATATGAAATGAAAAAACAAAATGTTAAATACGGTCTAGCAACGATGTGTATCGGAGTTGGTCAGGGAATTGCTGCAATTATTGAGAATGTAAACGAATAA
- a CDS encoding 3-hydroxyacyl-CoA dehydrogenase, which translates to MIKHIVVVGSGVMGRGIAYVGAVGGYTMTVVDINESALQNAKQEIDNIFEKGLARGKISVDQVNQARQNLSYESDLPKAAGYADLIIEAVPEKMAIKKQVMETIEEHASSECYFATNTSTMSPTEIASFGKRPDKTIAMHFFNPVHKMPLVEIVRGLETSDETAQRIREVAEKMGKETVVINEFPGFVTSRISALVGNEAFYMLQEGLGTPEEIDKAIKLGLNYPMGPFELVDLVGLDTRLSNLKYLHEKLGEKYRPAPLLEQYVKAGRLGRKSGKGVYDYTIEELVTK; encoded by the coding sequence ATGATTAAACATATCGTTGTCGTCGGTTCAGGAGTGATGGGCAGGGGAATAGCATATGTCGGCGCAGTTGGTGGGTACACTATGACAGTTGTTGACATTAATGAATCTGCATTGCAAAATGCAAAGCAAGAAATTGATAATATTTTCGAAAAGGGTCTTGCGCGTGGAAAGATTTCAGTAGATCAAGTCAACCAAGCTCGCCAGAATTTAAGTTATGAAAGCGACTTACCCAAAGCAGCTGGGTACGCAGATTTAATTATTGAAGCTGTCCCTGAAAAAATGGCTATAAAAAAGCAAGTGATGGAAACAATTGAAGAACATGCATCTTCTGAATGTTATTTTGCAACAAATACATCAACGATGAGCCCGACTGAAATCGCTTCTTTTGGTAAACGACCAGATAAAACAATTGCAATGCATTTTTTTAATCCTGTACATAAAATGCCTCTTGTAGAAATTGTAAGGGGCTTGGAAACGAGCGATGAGACAGCCCAAAGAATTAGAGAAGTAGCTGAGAAAATGGGCAAAGAAACCGTCGTTATTAATGAATTTCCAGGATTCGTCACAAGCCGAATAAGTGCGCTTGTTGGTAACGAAGCCTTTTACATGCTCCAAGAAGGCCTAGGAACGCCAGAAGAAATAGATAAAGCAATTAAGTTAGGTTTAAATTATCCAATGGGACCATTCGAACTTGTGGATCTCGTCGGACTCGACACACGTTTAAGTAACTTGAAATACTTACATGAAAAACTTGGAGAAAAATATCGTCCTGCGCCACTTCTAGAACAATATGTAAAAGCTGGACGCCTAGGACGAAAAAGCGGCAAAGGTGTATATGACTATACAATAGAAGAGTTGGTTACGAAATGA
- a CDS encoding gamma carbonic anhydrase family protein, translating into MEVKFLIINYKGKTPVVDPTVFLAPGSKIIGEVQVGAESTIWFNTVLRGDEGLISIGKRCSIQDNSTIHLYEDAPVVVEDEVTVGHNVILHGCKVGKRSIIGMGSTILDHAEIGEECIIGANTLIPPGKKIPPRSLVVGSPGKVVRELNDKDLEMIQLSIDTYVQKGYDYREIFSNKVND; encoded by the coding sequence ATGGAGGTAAAATTTTTGATAATTAATTATAAAGGGAAAACACCTGTGGTGGATCCTACAGTTTTCTTAGCTCCGGGATCTAAAATTATCGGGGAAGTTCAAGTAGGGGCAGAATCAACTATTTGGTTTAATACGGTATTACGAGGAGATGAAGGACTAATCTCTATTGGAAAAAGATGTAGCATCCAGGACAATTCAACTATTCACTTATATGAAGATGCTCCTGTTGTAGTAGAAGATGAAGTTACAGTTGGACATAATGTCATTCTACATGGCTGTAAAGTCGGAAAACGCTCGATTATCGGTATGGGTTCAACTATTCTTGATCATGCGGAAATAGGTGAAGAATGCATTATCGGTGCCAACACGTTAATTCCCCCAGGTAAGAAAATTCCACCCAGGTCACTAGTTGTTGGGTCACCGGGAAAAGTTGTAAGGGAATTGAATGACAAAGATCTTGAAATGATTCAACTATCCATTGATACATATGTTCAAAAAGGATACGATTATAGGGAAATATTTTCGAATAAAGTAAACGACTAA